A genomic stretch from Natronomonas gomsonensis includes:
- a CDS encoding metallophosphoesterase, which produces MYVGIISDTHDNVPAADAAMDAFVERGVETVIHCGDFVAPPLIPHLDRAGIEVHAVRGNNDGEREGLVDAFENLDGGTLHGRFAELSFDGRAFAVLHGEQRPVIDALASSEEYDYVCHGHWHVREERTVGETTVINPGAQFPTVPDEHRTVAVVDTEDDTVEFLDVTESI; this is translated from the coding sequence ATGTACGTCGGCATCATCTCCGATACCCACGACAACGTCCCGGCGGCCGACGCCGCGATGGACGCCTTCGTCGAGCGGGGCGTCGAGACCGTGATTCACTGCGGGGACTTCGTCGCCCCGCCGCTGATTCCGCATCTCGACCGTGCGGGAATCGAGGTACACGCCGTCCGCGGCAACAACGACGGCGAACGCGAGGGTCTCGTCGACGCCTTCGAGAACCTCGACGGCGGCACGTTGCACGGCCGCTTCGCGGAACTGTCCTTCGACGGCCGGGCGTTCGCGGTCCTCCACGGCGAACAGCGGCCGGTCATCGACGCTTTGGCGTCCTCGGAGGAGTACGACTACGTCTGTCACGGCCACTGGCACGTTCGCGAAGAGCGCACCGTCGGCGAGACGACGGTCATCAACCCCGGCGCACAGTTCCCGACGGTCCCCGACGAACACCGCACGGTGGCCGTCGTCGACACCGAAGACGACACAGTCGAGTTCCTCGACGTGACGGAGTCGATATGA
- a CDS encoding DUF2237 family protein: MSELNVLGEPLEPCSTDPETGFQRDGRCSCHDTDMGRHELCAVMTDAFLEFSREQGNDLVTPRPELDFPGLSPGDRWCVCVPRWVETLEAVRTQHIPETTVPPVVLEATNEAVLDTVPMETLEAHAYD, encoded by the coding sequence ATGTCCGAATTAAACGTCCTCGGCGAACCGCTCGAACCGTGTAGCACCGACCCCGAGACGGGGTTCCAGCGGGACGGTCGCTGTTCGTGTCACGATACGGATATGGGCCGGCACGAACTGTGTGCCGTCATGACCGACGCGTTTCTTGAATTCAGCCGCGAACAGGGCAACGACCTCGTGACGCCGCGGCCGGAACTCGACTTTCCGGGCCTCTCGCCGGGGGACCGCTGGTGTGTCTGTGTGCCTCGCTGGGTCGAGACGCTAGAGGCGGTTCGAACCCAACACATCCCCGAGACGACGGTGCCGCCGGTCGTTCTGGAAGCGACGAACGAGGCGGTGTTGGACACGGTGCCGATGGAGACGCTTGAAGCCCACGCCTACGACTGA
- the rio1 gene encoding serine/threonine-protein kinase Rio1 has protein sequence MTEEYGLLEPEESEGLGDEWEELDVSDTEADRIARKQDREFLEFRKRIKNTEQFKVEASVFDDATLGALYKLVQDGYIDAFGGPISTGKEANVYTALAPDGEVAVKVYRINASDFRQMRDYLDGDPRFEGIGSDKKKVVVAWTKKEFANLSRARAAGVRVPEPLAVERNVLVMEYLGGEDDRAKRLNEVHVENPETAYEVVREYTRRLYRAGLVHGDLSEYNIVVHDGELCLLDLGQAVTVHHPNAQEFLERDCHNVAAFFRRQGLEVTDDDLLEYVTEAEPEPDGDEE, from the coding sequence ATGACAGAGGAGTACGGCCTGTTAGAGCCCGAAGAGTCCGAGGGGCTCGGCGACGAGTGGGAAGAACTCGACGTGTCGGACACGGAAGCCGACCGCATCGCCAGAAAGCAGGACCGTGAGTTCCTCGAGTTCCGCAAGCGAATCAAGAACACGGAACAGTTCAAAGTCGAGGCGTCGGTGTTCGACGACGCCACGCTCGGTGCGCTGTACAAACTGGTTCAGGACGGCTACATCGACGCCTTCGGCGGCCCAATCTCGACCGGCAAGGAGGCCAACGTCTACACCGCCCTCGCACCGGACGGCGAGGTGGCGGTGAAGGTCTACCGCATCAACGCCTCCGACTTCCGGCAGATGCGGGACTACCTCGACGGCGACCCCCGCTTCGAGGGCATCGGCTCGGACAAGAAGAAAGTCGTCGTCGCCTGGACGAAAAAGGAGTTTGCGAATCTCTCCCGTGCACGCGCGGCTGGCGTCCGCGTGCCCGAACCGCTGGCCGTCGAGCGGAACGTCCTCGTGATGGAGTATCTCGGCGGAGAGGACGACCGCGCCAAGCGCCTCAACGAGGTCCACGTCGAGAACCCCGAGACGGCCTACGAGGTCGTCCGGGAATACACCCGACGGCTGTATCGTGCGGGTCTCGTCCACGGCGACCTCTCGGAGTACAACATCGTCGTCCACGACGGCGAGTTGTGTCTGCTGGATCTGGGCCAAGCCGTCACCGTCCACCACCCCAACGCCCAAGAGTTCCTCGAACGGGACTGTCACAACGTCGCCGCGTTCTTCCGCCGGCAGGGGCTGGAGGTCACCGATGACGACTTACTGGAGTACGTCACCGAGGCCGAACCGGAGCCGGATGGCGACGAGGAGTAA
- a CDS encoding RuBisCO large subunit C-terminal-like domain-containing protein, whose amino-acid sequence MSDILVEYRIGDDDANIHRIGEKIAKSQSLGNYRWGFGDKVDGDYEASVTRYGDRTVEVAFPAENITASTSQLLNYIGGDLFDAGYVSEIKITGIDFPPEFVKRFPGPQYGIETLRERAGVDDRPMLGLILKPAGLTPERMHDIAVTAGINGVDVVKEDIKFVSPAYCPLADRIRAIVSALREIESETGRRPLYVLNVTGETRRFRRLTSGPDPEIDLSDVKESIVLMQSPVSSGFDHMERIADDDEFQYPIHAHWAGHGVYTQTNHGIALDVLEKLFRLSGADSAHTGNVAGDHSRSRSHIYTCKSVLRGNRRRLGSEFKRTLPVVSHQVSPENIHRNMQIGTGSVDEPDYDTEQLFVVGSAIYSYPSDDLLSSVGGGVRACREAIDATLAGITDDDVHRVVSDQSGDYEAMQTWLDENA is encoded by the coding sequence ATGAGCGACATACTGGTCGAATACCGTATCGGGGACGACGACGCGAACATTCACCGAATCGGCGAGAAAATCGCGAAATCACAGTCGCTCGGCAACTACCGCTGGGGATTCGGCGACAAAGTCGACGGCGACTACGAGGCGAGCGTCACGAGATACGGCGACCGGACCGTCGAGGTGGCCTTCCCGGCCGAAAACATCACCGCGAGTACGTCACAGCTCCTCAACTACATCGGGGGAGACCTCTTCGACGCCGGCTACGTCTCCGAAATAAAGATTACTGGCATCGATTTCCCGCCGGAGTTCGTAAAGCGGTTCCCCGGACCTCAGTACGGCATCGAAACCCTCAGAGAGCGTGCCGGCGTCGACGACCGCCCGATGCTCGGGCTCATCCTCAAACCAGCCGGACTGACGCCCGAACGGATGCACGACATCGCCGTGACCGCGGGCATCAACGGCGTCGACGTCGTCAAAGAGGACATCAAGTTCGTCTCGCCGGCGTACTGTCCGCTGGCGGACCGCATCCGAGCCATCGTCTCCGCGCTCCGCGAAATCGAATCCGAAACCGGACGGCGCCCGCTGTACGTCCTCAACGTCACTGGCGAAACCCGTCGGTTTCGACGCCTTACGAGCGGTCCGGACCCCGAAATCGACCTCTCGGACGTGAAGGAGTCGATAGTCCTGATGCAGTCACCGGTTTCCTCGGGGTTCGACCACATGGAACGAATCGCCGACGACGACGAGTTCCAGTACCCGATTCACGCACACTGGGCCGGCCACGGCGTCTACACACAGACGAATCACGGCATCGCGCTGGACGTCCTCGAGAAACTCTTCCGACTCAGCGGCGCCGACTCCGCCCACACCGGCAACGTCGCCGGCGACCACTCCCGCTCGCGGAGCCACATCTACACCTGCAAGAGCGTCCTTCGCGGCAATCGACGGCGGTTGGGAAGCGAGTTCAAGCGGACGCTCCCCGTCGTCTCCCACCAGGTCAGCCCCGAAAACATCCACCGGAACATGCAAATCGGGACGGGGAGTGTCGACGAACCCGACTACGACACGGAGCAGCTGTTCGTCGTCGGGTCGGCCATCTACTCGTATCCGAGCGACGACCTGCTCTCGTCGGTCGGTGGCGGCGTACGCGCCTGTCGGGAAGCCATCGACGCGACGCTCGCGGGCATCACCGACGACGACGTTCACCGCGTCGTCAGCGACCAGTCGGGGGATTACGAGGCCATGCAGACGTGGCTCGACGAGAACGCCTGA
- the glmM gene encoding phosphoglucosamine mutase codes for MSFGRMGIRGGANVTVTAERVFELARAATVYWEADRVAVGRDTRTTGEMFDHVATAGVENAGTEVDRLGVVPTPALQRYVETRSIPGLQITASHNPPDHNGVKLVGRDGSVLEPTAVDAVASLAEEGALTAPPESTGQSRTVEGANDEYVESVVESVDREAIREAAPTVVVDPGNGAGSLTSPALFRRLGCQVKTLNANPDGAFPSRDPEPVEAELSELLSFVATSDADLGIAHDGDADRVVFVDESGAFVDGNAAFAALAAAELDDGETVVTTCNASLRLRDVAEAAGGTVEYTPIGNTYVLSRTRELREAGVSVPIAGEGNGGIVYPAHRLGRDGGHVAARFLELLADRSASDLLEPHRGYSFERENVPYDGESNREAIMERAEAWAASADGEHTTLDGYRVDFEESWALVRPSGTEPYVRVYAEAKTPQEATELAKSVRQRVEE; via the coding sequence ATGAGTTTCGGACGAATGGGTATCAGAGGGGGGGCCAACGTGACGGTCACGGCCGAACGCGTCTTCGAACTCGCACGCGCTGCAACGGTTTATTGGGAGGCCGACCGCGTCGCCGTCGGCCGCGACACCCGAACGACCGGGGAGATGTTCGACCACGTCGCGACCGCCGGTGTCGAAAACGCTGGCACGGAGGTCGACCGCCTCGGCGTCGTCCCCACGCCAGCGTTACAGCGATACGTCGAAACGCGGTCGATACCGGGGCTTCAGATTACGGCCTCACACAACCCACCCGACCACAACGGCGTGAAACTGGTCGGTCGTGATGGCTCTGTTCTCGAACCGACAGCTGTCGATGCAGTCGCGTCGTTGGCCGAGGAGGGTGCCCTGACGGCGCCTCCGGAGTCAACGGGCCAATCGCGGACCGTGGAGGGAGCCAACGACGAGTACGTCGAAAGCGTCGTCGAATCGGTCGACAGAGAGGCGATACGCGAGGCCGCACCAACCGTCGTCGTTGACCCCGGAAACGGCGCTGGCTCGCTCACCTCGCCGGCGCTGTTCCGGCGTCTCGGCTGTCAGGTAAAGACGCTCAACGCCAACCCCGACGGGGCCTTTCCCAGCCGCGACCCCGAACCGGTCGAAGCCGAACTGTCGGAGTTGCTGTCGTTCGTCGCGACCTCCGACGCCGACCTCGGTATCGCCCACGACGGCGACGCCGACCGCGTGGTGTTCGTCGACGAGTCCGGCGCGTTTGTCGACGGTAACGCGGCGTTTGCGGCACTCGCCGCCGCGGAACTGGACGACGGCGAGACGGTCGTGACCACGTGTAACGCGTCGTTGCGACTCCGCGATGTCGCCGAGGCCGCAGGTGGCACCGTCGAATACACACCCATCGGGAACACCTACGTCCTCAGTCGGACACGCGAACTCCGCGAGGCCGGCGTCTCGGTGCCGATAGCCGGCGAGGGCAACGGCGGTATCGTGTACCCAGCCCACCGGTTGGGCCGCGACGGCGGCCACGTGGCGGCCCGGTTCCTCGAGTTACTCGCCGACCGCTCGGCGAGTGACCTCCTCGAACCGCACCGGGGGTACAGTTTCGAGCGGGAGAACGTTCCCTACGACGGCGAGAGCAATCGGGAGGCCATCATGGAGCGGGCAGAGGCGTGGGCGGCGAGTGCCGACGGCGAACACACCACGCTGGACGGCTACCGCGTTGACTTCGAGGAATCGTGGGCGCTCGTCCGACCGAGCGGAACCGAACCGTACGTCCGAGTGTACGCCGAAGCGAAGACGCCACAGGAGGCTACCGAACTGGCAAAATCGGTCCGACAACGGGTCGAAGAGTAA
- a CDS encoding zinc-dependent alcohol dehydrogenase family protein: MRAVVFQEPQEPMEVEEVDRPEPDPDGIVVETEACGVCRSDWHAWQGDWDWVGVMPTPGLIFGHEPVGIVKDVGEDVENFSEGDRVCVPFNLSDGTCRFCKQGRANICERVIPLGFVSFQPGAFAEEFPVRNADHNVIKLPDGVDPVEVAGLGCRFATAFHGLVHRVDVTAGDWVAVHGCGGVGLSAVHIADALGANVIAVDLSEDKLLKAEELGADVSVDALGIAETCRNSVNSLAKGGQNLQIGLTTSEEEGEVSLPVDSIVMDEREFIGSFGMPPHEYEEIFSMMEQGKIDPGKIVSKTISLEEVPDTIASMGDFDTVGIPVCNEF; the protein is encoded by the coding sequence ATGCGTGCCGTGGTCTTTCAGGAACCACAGGAGCCGATGGAGGTAGAGGAGGTCGACCGACCGGAACCCGACCCGGACGGCATCGTCGTGGAGACGGAGGCCTGCGGCGTCTGCCGGTCCGACTGGCACGCCTGGCAGGGCGACTGGGACTGGGTCGGCGTCATGCCGACGCCGGGCCTTATTTTCGGGCACGAACCCGTCGGTATCGTCAAGGACGTCGGCGAAGACGTCGAGAACTTCAGCGAGGGCGACCGGGTGTGCGTCCCGTTCAACCTCTCTGACGGCACCTGCCGGTTCTGCAAGCAGGGTCGGGCGAACATCTGCGAACGGGTCATCCCGCTCGGATTCGTCTCCTTCCAGCCGGGGGCCTTCGCCGAGGAGTTCCCGGTTCGGAACGCCGACCACAACGTCATCAAACTCCCCGACGGCGTCGACCCCGTCGAGGTCGCCGGCCTCGGCTGTCGGTTCGCGACGGCGTTCCACGGACTCGTCCACCGCGTCGACGTGACGGCCGGCGACTGGGTCGCCGTCCACGGCTGTGGCGGCGTCGGCCTCTCCGCGGTCCACATCGCCGACGCCCTCGGTGCGAACGTCATCGCCGTCGACCTCTCGGAGGACAAACTGCTGAAAGCCGAGGAACTCGGCGCCGACGTCAGCGTCGACGCCCTCGGCATCGCAGAGACCTGCCGTAACTCCGTGAACTCGCTGGCGAAAGGCGGGCAGAACCTCCAAATTGGTCTCACGACCAGCGAGGAGGAAGGCGAGGTCTCCCTCCCCGTCGACAGCATCGTGATGGACGAACGGGAGTTCATCGGTTCCTTCGGCATGCCGCCCCACGAGTACGAGGAAATCTTCTCGATGATGGAGCAGGGCAAAATCGACCCCGGCAAAATCGTCTCGAAGACCATCTCGCTGGAGGAAGTCCCCGACACCATCGCCTCAATGGGCGACTTCGATACCGTCGGCATCCCCGTCTGCAACGAGTTCTAA
- the eif1A gene encoding translation initiation factor eIF-1A: MSDNEGRKNLRMPDDDEVFAVVTNMLGANRVKVRCMDGTERTARIPGRMQKRIWIREDDVVLVEPWDWQDEKADVVWRYEKQDADQLREEGHITDSV; this comes from the coding sequence ATGAGCGACAACGAGGGACGCAAGAACCTCAGGATGCCCGACGACGACGAGGTGTTCGCCGTCGTCACGAACATGCTCGGTGCCAACCGAGTGAAGGTCCGCTGTATGGACGGCACGGAGCGAACTGCACGCATCCCCGGCCGGATGCAGAAGCGCATCTGGATTCGCGAAGACGACGTGGTGTTGGTCGAACCGTGGGACTGGCAGGACGAGAAGGCCGACGTGGTGTGGCGCTACGAGAAACAGGACGCAGACCAGTTGCGCGAGGAAGGCCACATCACCGACAGCGTCTGA
- a CDS encoding GNAT family N-acetyltransferase, translating into MSVEIREATADDVAAIRDVARDSWYAAYGGVLDPSTVEGALGEYYAPDLIEAGVDHDDIAFFVAESEDGVVGFASAEQTWADEVELHTIYVHPDRWGEGVGAALLDRVQRWATEQGVDRIACSVLADNAIGIGFFEASGFRRGAAAKGEIAGELHDEYEFELDL; encoded by the coding sequence ATGAGCGTCGAGATACGCGAGGCGACGGCCGACGACGTGGCGGCCATCCGCGATGTCGCGAGGGACTCGTGGTATGCGGCCTACGGCGGCGTCCTCGACCCCTCGACGGTCGAGGGCGCACTCGGGGAGTACTACGCACCCGACCTCATCGAGGCGGGCGTCGACCACGACGACATCGCTTTCTTCGTCGCCGAAAGCGAAGACGGCGTGGTCGGCTTCGCCAGCGCCGAACAGACGTGGGCCGACGAGGTAGAGTTACACACCATCTACGTCCACCCCGACCGCTGGGGGGAGGGCGTCGGGGCAGCGCTGCTCGACCGCGTCCAGCGGTGGGCGACCGAGCAGGGCGTCGACCGCATCGCGTGTTCGGTGCTCGCCGACAACGCCATCGGTATCGGGTTCTTTGAGGCCTCGGGGTTCCGCCGCGGCGCCGCAGCGAAGGGCGAAATCGCCGGCGAACTCCACGACGAATACGAGTTCGAACTCGACCTCTGA
- a CDS encoding KH domain-containing protein has product MKHVRIPEDRIGVLIGEGGATMREIESRAEVRLDIDSETGSVKVETVGDPILGLKGPDIVKAIGRGFAPEDAMRLLDDDMQLFELIDIEAATRNKKDLRRKKGRLIGEGGRTRELMAELSGADVVIYGSTLGIIGKPQQVDAVRSAAEMILDGAPHGAVYSFLERRHNEMKSNDIEYHQFTG; this is encoded by the coding sequence ATGAAACACGTCAGGATTCCGGAGGACCGCATCGGCGTTCTCATCGGCGAAGGAGGTGCGACCATGCGGGAAATCGAGTCCCGCGCCGAGGTCCGTCTGGACATCGACTCCGAGACGGGGTCGGTGAAAGTCGAGACCGTCGGCGACCCGATACTCGGTCTGAAGGGGCCGGACATCGTCAAGGCCATCGGCCGCGGATTCGCCCCCGAGGACGCTATGCGCCTGCTGGACGACGACATGCAGTTGTTCGAACTCATCGACATCGAGGCCGCCACCCGGAACAAGAAAGACCTCCGCCGGAAGAAGGGACGACTCATCGGCGAGGGCGGTCGGACCCGAGAACTCATGGCCGAACTCTCCGGCGCCGACGTGGTCATCTACGGGTCGACGCTGGGCATCATCGGTAAACCCCAGCAGGTCGACGCCGTCCGCAGCGCCGCCGAGATGATTCTCGACGGCGCGCCTCACGGTGCCGTCTACTCCTTCCTCGAACGGCGCCACAACGAGATGAAGTCCAACGACATCGAGTACCACCAGTTCACGGGCTGA
- a CDS encoding DUF7470 family protein: MSTQELTDALGDTGIAGAVLVVVGMVLLGRENRRAAFAATVVMAGGALLGHGLLGTFLESMGMSYDDL; this comes from the coding sequence ATGAGTACCCAAGAACTGACGGACGCACTCGGAGATACCGGCATCGCGGGGGCCGTACTCGTCGTCGTAGGGATGGTGCTACTCGGCCGCGAGAACCGCAGAGCAGCCTTCGCGGCGACAGTCGTTATGGCAGGTGGCGCTCTCCTCGGTCACGGCCTCCTCGGTACGTTCCTCGAATCGATGGGGATGAGCTACGACGACCTCTAA
- a CDS encoding DUF460 domain-containing protein — protein sequence MSTRTSALDSLIFGVDIQSGDVRGDAPSYAVVAFDGESIERDVVSGRKLRRRIQSEEPAIVATDNTYELAEDKGALVHFLRELPSETKLVQVTGDERPEPLSRVAARHGVPYAKPPMKEAEAAARLAARNVGYEVSAFTDTTTVKVARGRSTGGGGGWSEDRFTRRIHGSVKTATREVESKLEDAALEFEKEVTEKYGGYSQALFEVEATPAEIPVSSRRSGDTRIEIERERRDGIEYRPLAKRRDFVVVGIDPGTTTAVALLDLDGMVLDVWSTRTADTAEVIEWIIEHGRPVIVAADVEPMPETVEKIRRSFDAAGWIPGTDLPVDRKLHRTREESYDNDHERDAMAAALFAFDAHEDQFDRIAEKTPAGFDRGEVTARVVAGEESVEAVLDDLSEDEESDEESTEHDPRELTAEEKEIKRLEARIERLEGHVEDLKDTIQQKDSRVSELEEELSEARREERREARERREVTRLERENERLKRELAEAEQANEELDGKLERLKELWKLDHSNFADVAAEKQGLVPVKPVEQFTKDAIGAAEESYGLAPDDVVYLRDASGAGRATAERLADRDPRVVLRDGRLSEQADEVLFDHGIPVGPADDVTIQEIDELAVARESEVESVIDDWEDRAEQRRREKKSAKLDEVISEHRARDPAADG from the coding sequence GTGAGCACGCGAACGAGTGCCCTCGACTCCCTCATCTTCGGCGTCGACATCCAGAGTGGCGACGTTCGAGGTGATGCCCCCTCGTATGCGGTGGTCGCCTTCGACGGCGAGTCCATCGAGCGCGACGTGGTGTCGGGCCGAAAGCTCCGGCGGCGAATCCAATCCGAAGAGCCGGCCATCGTCGCCACCGACAACACCTACGAACTCGCCGAGGACAAGGGTGCACTCGTACACTTCCTCCGAGAGTTGCCTTCGGAGACGAAACTGGTGCAGGTGACCGGCGATGAACGACCCGAACCGCTCTCCCGCGTCGCTGCCAGACACGGCGTCCCCTACGCGAAGCCGCCGATGAAGGAGGCCGAAGCGGCGGCGCGACTCGCCGCCCGCAACGTCGGCTACGAGGTGTCGGCGTTCACCGACACGACGACGGTGAAGGTCGCCCGTGGGCGCTCGACGGGCGGCGGAGGTGGTTGGAGCGAGGACCGCTTCACCCGCCGCATCCACGGGTCGGTGAAAACCGCCACCCGAGAGGTCGAATCGAAACTCGAAGACGCCGCCCTCGAGTTCGAAAAGGAGGTCACAGAGAAGTACGGCGGCTACTCCCAGGCGCTGTTCGAAGTCGAGGCGACGCCCGCCGAGATTCCCGTTTCGTCGCGGCGTTCCGGCGATACCCGCATCGAAATCGAACGCGAGCGCCGCGACGGCATCGAGTATCGCCCGCTCGCAAAGCGACGGGATTTCGTCGTCGTCGGCATCGACCCCGGGACGACGACCGCGGTTGCGCTTTTGGACCTCGACGGGATGGTACTCGACGTGTGGTCGACCCGGACCGCCGACACCGCCGAGGTCATCGAGTGGATTATCGAACACGGCCGACCGGTTATCGTCGCCGCCGACGTCGAACCGATGCCCGAGACCGTCGAGAAGATACGCCGCAGTTTCGACGCCGCGGGCTGGATTCCCGGGACCGATCTGCCGGTCGACCGCAAACTCCACCGCACCCGTGAGGAGAGCTACGACAACGACCACGAACGGGACGCGATGGCGGCGGCGCTGTTCGCCTTCGACGCCCACGAAGACCAGTTCGACCGCATCGCCGAAAAGACGCCTGCCGGGTTCGACCGCGGGGAGGTGACCGCCCGCGTCGTCGCCGGCGAGGAGAGCGTCGAAGCCGTCCTCGATGACCTCTCCGAGGACGAGGAGTCCGACGAGGAGTCGACCGAACACGACCCACGAGAACTGACCGCCGAGGAGAAGGAAATCAAGCGACTGGAGGCTCGCATCGAGCGCCTCGAAGGTCACGTCGAGGACCTGAAAGACACCATCCAACAGAAGGACAGTCGAGTATCGGAACTGGAAGAGGAACTCTCCGAGGCACGCCGCGAGGAACGTCGGGAGGCCCGCGAGCGCCGCGAAGTGACGCGGCTGGAGCGGGAGAACGAACGGCTGAAGCGCGAACTCGCCGAGGCCGAACAGGCAAACGAGGAACTCGACGGCAAACTCGAACGGCTCAAGGAACTGTGGAAACTCGACCACTCGAACTTCGCGGACGTGGCCGCCGAAAAACAGGGACTGGTCCCGGTCAAGCCCGTCGAGCAGTTCACGAAGGATGCAATCGGGGCCGCCGAGGAGAGCTACGGCCTCGCCCCCGACGACGTGGTGTATCTCCGGGATGCAAGCGGCGCCGGTCGGGCGACCGCCGAGCGACTGGCCGACCGCGATCCCCGGGTCGTCCTCCGTGATGGCCGGCTCTCGGAGCAGGCCGACGAGGTGCTGTTCGACCACGGGATTCCCGTCGGGCCGGCCGACGACGTGACGATTCAGGAAATCGACGAACTCGCCGTCGCCCGCGAGAGCGAAGTCGAGTCGGTTATCGACGACTGGGAGGACCGCGCCGAACAGCGTCGCCGCGAGAAGAAATCCGCGAAACTCGACGAGGTCATCAGCGAACACCGCGCGCGTGACCCTGCTGCCGACGGCTGA